The following proteins come from a genomic window of Kocuria palustris:
- a CDS encoding MBL fold metallo-hydrolase, translating to MILTVIGCTGSFAGPDSPASCYLLTGTDHEGRTWRVLMDLGNGSLGALQRHIELSEIDAVLISHLHPDHCVDLAGLHVAVKWDPRGWEAGPVPVWGPAGMMDYMEAAHVLDSAETIENEFTIGQWEDGRAVEIGPFRVTPHRVEHPVEDPFALRIEYDGADGNSVLTYSGDSDACEGLTEAARNADLFLCEAAYHEGRDAYRGIHLTGLRAGQTADDADADELMLTHLPVWNSPTRAVREAAEAFTGPISLAQPSTSYRIVADMDRTAGRVLARGRSVPSTTTTMRVIDPNTR from the coding sequence ATGATCCTGACCGTGATCGGCTGCACCGGCTCGTTCGCCGGCCCCGATTCCCCTGCCTCCTGTTACCTGCTCACCGGAACCGATCATGAGGGTCGGACCTGGCGGGTGCTCATGGACCTCGGCAACGGGTCGCTGGGCGCGCTGCAGCGCCACATCGAGCTCTCGGAGATCGATGCCGTCCTGATCAGCCACCTTCACCCGGATCACTGCGTCGACCTGGCGGGGCTGCACGTGGCGGTGAAGTGGGATCCGCGCGGCTGGGAGGCCGGCCCGGTCCCGGTCTGGGGCCCGGCCGGGATGATGGACTACATGGAGGCCGCCCACGTCCTGGACTCCGCGGAGACGATCGAGAACGAGTTCACGATCGGGCAGTGGGAGGACGGCCGGGCCGTGGAGATCGGCCCGTTCCGCGTCACCCCGCACCGGGTCGAGCACCCGGTCGAGGATCCGTTCGCGCTGCGCATCGAGTACGACGGAGCCGACGGCAACAGCGTGCTGACCTACTCCGGGGACAGCGACGCCTGCGAGGGCCTCACCGAGGCTGCCCGCAATGCCGATCTCTTCCTGTGCGAGGCCGCCTACCACGAGGGCCGCGACGCCTACCGGGGGATCCACCTCACGGGCCTGCGCGCCGGGCAGACCGCCGACGACGCCGATGCCGATGAGCTGATGCTCACGCACCTGCCCGTGTGGAACTCGCCGACCCGTGCCGTCAGGGAGGCTGCCGAGGCCTTCACGGGTCCGATCTCGCTGGCTCAGCCGTCGACCTCGTACCGGATCGTGGCCGACATGGACCGCACCGCCGGTCGCGTCCTGGCCAGGGGCCGCTCGGTGCCGAGCACCACGACCACCATGCGCGTGATCGACCCCAACACGCGCTGA
- a CDS encoding MBL fold metallo-hydrolase — translation MSTAPLTVAAAADGSVRVERVVTSGTFSLDGGTWEVENNVWIVGDGQRCLVIDPAHSPEAVREAVAGREVVAVVLTHGHDDHVGVAPQVAQMLGAQTWLHPEDRVLWDQTHPQTAPDHEIAEGTQFQIGSLSLRALHTPGHAPGSVCLYAPELGVVDDQGSPVEPLSGVVFSGDTLFQGGPGATGRSYSDFPTIVESIRERLLTLPDSTAVLTGHGDSTTIGAEAPHVQEWLDRGH, via the coding sequence ATGAGCACCGCGCCACTGACCGTCGCCGCCGCCGCCGACGGCTCCGTGCGCGTCGAGCGCGTGGTGACCAGCGGGACCTTCTCCCTCGACGGAGGCACGTGGGAGGTGGAGAACAACGTCTGGATCGTCGGGGACGGCCAGCGCTGCCTGGTGATCGATCCCGCGCACTCCCCGGAGGCCGTGCGGGAGGCGGTGGCTGGCCGAGAGGTCGTAGCGGTCGTGCTGACCCACGGCCACGACGACCACGTGGGCGTGGCCCCGCAGGTGGCCCAGATGCTCGGGGCGCAGACCTGGCTGCATCCGGAGGATCGCGTGCTGTGGGACCAGACCCACCCGCAGACCGCCCCCGATCACGAGATCGCCGAGGGCACGCAGTTCCAGATCGGCTCCCTGAGCCTGCGCGCGCTGCACACTCCGGGCCACGCGCCCGGCTCGGTGTGCCTCTACGCCCCGGAGCTGGGCGTCGTGGACGACCAGGGCTCCCCCGTCGAGCCCCTGAGCGGCGTGGTGTTCTCCGGAGACACCCTCTTCCAGGGCGGTCCCGGAGCCACGGGGCGCTCGTACTCGGATTTCCCCACCATCGTCGAGTCCATCCGCGAGCGCCTGCTCACCCTGCCCGATTCCACGGCGGTGCTCACCGGGCATGGGGACTCCACCACGATCGGGGCCGAGGCCCCGCATGTCCAGGAGTGGCTCGACCGCGGCCACTGA
- the rdgB gene encoding RdgB/HAM1 family non-canonical purine NTP pyrophosphatase, which yields MPEQHDPSQATASTAPSAAVESASEDPEPDPDASAVSIPSGARLVLATHNAGKLAELRAMIAAELPGLDVERAVVDAGSLGLPDVRETGTTFQANALLKAHAAAEASGLPAVADDSGLAVDVLHGAPGIFSARWAGRHGDDTANLELLLAQLGDIPDEHRAAGFVCAAALVTPEGAEHLEFGHLRGTLLHEPVGDGGFGYDPVLRPDGLDVSCAQLDPEHKNRISHRGQAMAALAPHLVALLSQGAPAAEPGEER from the coding sequence ATGCCTGAGCAGCACGACCCCTCCCAGGCCACCGCATCGACCGCCCCCAGTGCGGCCGTGGAATCCGCATCGGAGGACCCCGAGCCAGATCCGGACGCGTCCGCGGTATCCATCCCATCGGGCGCCCGCCTGGTCCTGGCCACGCACAACGCCGGCAAGCTCGCTGAGCTGCGGGCCATGATCGCAGCCGAGCTGCCCGGTCTGGACGTCGAGCGCGCCGTGGTGGACGCAGGCTCCCTGGGCCTGCCCGACGTCCGTGAGACCGGCACGACCTTCCAGGCCAACGCGCTGCTCAAGGCGCACGCGGCCGCCGAGGCCTCCGGCCTGCCTGCCGTGGCCGATGACTCCGGACTGGCCGTCGACGTCCTGCACGGCGCCCCGGGCATCTTCTCGGCACGCTGGGCGGGGCGCCACGGCGACGACACCGCCAATCTCGAGCTCCTGCTGGCCCAGCTGGGCGATATCCCCGATGAGCACCGTGCCGCGGGCTTCGTGTGCGCCGCAGCTCTGGTGACCCCGGAGGGAGCCGAGCACCTCGAGTTCGGGCACCTGCGCGGCACGCTGCTGCACGAGCCGGTCGGCGACGGCGGCTTCGGCTACGACCCCGTCCTGCGCCCCGACGGCCTGGACGTCTCGTGCGCCCAGCTCGATCCGGAGCACAAGAACCGGATCAGCCACCGGGGACAGGCCATGGCCGCCCTGGCGCCGCACCTGGTCGCCCTGCTCTCCCAGGGCGCTCCCGCAGCGGAGCCCGGAGAGGAGCGCTGA
- a CDS encoding phosphotransferase family protein → MVALSMKRMLPYADVVDAALREIGEHPDPSTWRIITSGSAHVVVGIDDRLCVRIAKNPAAKRSLARRTEVLSRLPEYSFATPRPLSRVHGSRGHGAVALSWVHGEHRWGRVDTAELISLLEQLWATDTAPLEAYLDRPGQHWGGHRRRRIMLDDVVPRLLPRNRELARHAIRDLAELETVTPHLVHSDLMGQNMIWSGDALAGVIDWDHASLGDPAQDVAALACSYGWPTLDGALPPEILHRARLHARIMPMQSVAYTLVQDLDTAQVNQAVARADEWIDTRLRALLRR, encoded by the coding sequence GTGGTCGCCCTGAGCATGAAGCGCATGCTCCCGTACGCCGATGTGGTGGATGCCGCGCTGCGCGAGATCGGAGAGCACCCGGATCCGAGCACGTGGCGGATCATCACGAGCGGGTCCGCGCACGTGGTCGTCGGGATCGACGACCGGCTGTGCGTGCGCATCGCCAAGAACCCGGCCGCCAAGCGCAGCCTGGCACGGCGCACCGAGGTCCTCTCCAGGCTGCCCGAGTACTCCTTCGCCACGCCGCGGCCGCTGAGCCGCGTGCACGGCAGCCGAGGCCACGGCGCGGTCGCCCTATCCTGGGTGCACGGCGAGCACCGCTGGGGCAGGGTGGACACCGCGGAGCTGATCTCGCTGCTCGAGCAGCTGTGGGCCACCGACACCGCACCGCTGGAGGCCTATCTGGACCGCCCTGGTCAGCATTGGGGCGGTCATCGTCGGCGTCGGATCATGCTCGACGACGTCGTGCCGCGGCTGCTGCCGCGCAACCGCGAGCTGGCCCGGCACGCGATCCGGGATCTGGCCGAGCTGGAGACGGTGACTCCTCACCTCGTGCACTCGGACCTGATGGGCCAGAACATGATCTGGTCCGGTGACGCGCTGGCCGGGGTGATCGACTGGGATCACGCGAGCCTGGGCGATCCGGCGCAGGACGTGGCCGCACTGGCCTGCTCGTACGGCTGGCCCACCCTCGACGGCGCCCTGCCGCCCGAGATCCTGCACCGAGCCCGACTGCACGCACGGATCATGCCCATGCAGTCGGTGGCCTACACGCTGGTCCAGGATCTGGACACGGCGCAGGTCAATCAGGCCGTGGCTCGGGCCGATGAATGGATCGACACTCGTCTGCGAGCCCTGCTGCGCCGCTGA
- the murI gene encoding glutamate racemase yields the protein MREIPGSTEAADGPVEGPSPDAPIGVFDSGVGGLTVARAIIDQLPDERIVYVGDTLNGPYGPLPIAEVRAHALRIMDELVDSGVKVLVIACNTASAAVLRDARERYTRAYGIPVVEVIQPAVRRAVSSTRNGRIGVIATQATVGSRAYEDTFAAAPQLEVRSVACPRFVPFVEAGVTTGPEVLETAQEYLRPLQDSGVDTLVLGCTHYPLLTGVISYVMGEAVTLVSSAEETAKDVYRALVRHDLARVQPPQEPHEFLATGDPEPFQILARRFLGPEVTAVRHVGSVAEQFPTGSLSQVSSQMLAEHAAMKDRASAGPSPVRASDDEGPVS from the coding sequence ATGCGCGAGATTCCGGGGAGCACAGAAGCGGCAGACGGACCCGTCGAGGGTCCGTCGCCCGATGCTCCCATCGGCGTGTTCGATTCCGGCGTGGGCGGGCTGACGGTCGCCCGGGCGATCATCGACCAGCTGCCGGATGAGCGGATCGTCTACGTGGGCGACACCCTCAACGGCCCCTACGGTCCGCTGCCGATCGCCGAGGTCCGCGCCCACGCGCTGCGGATCATGGACGAGCTGGTGGACTCCGGGGTCAAGGTGCTGGTGATCGCCTGCAACACCGCCTCGGCGGCCGTCCTGCGCGATGCCCGGGAGCGCTACACGCGCGCCTACGGCATCCCCGTGGTGGAGGTCATCCAGCCGGCCGTGCGCCGGGCCGTGTCCTCCACGCGCAACGGCCGCATCGGCGTGATCGCCACCCAGGCCACCGTGGGCTCGCGGGCCTACGAGGACACCTTCGCGGCCGCTCCGCAGCTTGAGGTGCGCTCCGTGGCCTGCCCCCGGTTCGTGCCGTTCGTCGAGGCCGGGGTGACCACCGGTCCCGAGGTCCTCGAGACCGCTCAGGAGTACCTGCGTCCGCTGCAGGACTCCGGGGTGGACACCCTCGTGCTCGGCTGCACGCACTACCCGCTGCTCACCGGTGTGATCTCCTACGTCATGGGGGAGGCGGTCACGCTGGTCTCCTCTGCGGAGGAGACCGCCAAGGACGTCTACCGCGCACTGGTGCGCCATGACCTGGCGCGCGTCCAGCCGCCGCAGGAGCCCCACGAGTTCCTGGCCACGGGAGATCCGGAGCCCTTCCAGATCCTGGCCCGGCGCTTCCTGGGCCCGGAGGTCACGGCCGTGCGCCACGTGGGCTCGGTGGCCGAGCAGTTCCCCACGGGCTCGCTGTCCCAGGTGAGCTCGCAGATGCTCGCCGAGCACGCCGCCATGAAGGACCGCGCCTCCGCCGGTCCGTCCCCTGTCCGCGCCTCCGACGATGAAGGCCCCGTCTCATGA
- the rph gene encoding ribonuclease PH has protein sequence MTSEAETPAASSSPSGPRADGRAVDELRPITITRGWSAQAEGSALIEFGQTRVLCTASVTEGVPRWLRGEGRGWVTAEYAMLPRATGTRSQRESVKGRIGGRTHEISRLIGRSLRSVIDLKALGENTVVLDCDVLQADGGTRTASITGAYVALSEAMGWARRQGLVTGDPLTDSVAAVSVGIIDGVPMLDLPYVEDVRAETDMNVVVTGSGTFVEVQGTAEGAPFDRSELDGLLDLAVAGCADLARIQTATLAEGRDA, from the coding sequence ATGACTTCCGAGGCTGAGACCCCCGCCGCATCCTCGTCCCCGAGCGGACCCCGAGCGGACGGACGCGCCGTCGACGAGCTGCGTCCCATCACCATCACGCGCGGCTGGTCCGCGCAGGCCGAGGGCTCGGCGCTGATCGAGTTCGGGCAGACTCGCGTGCTGTGCACCGCCTCGGTCACCGAGGGCGTTCCGCGCTGGCTGCGCGGCGAGGGCCGCGGCTGGGTCACCGCCGAGTACGCGATGCTTCCCCGGGCCACCGGCACGCGCTCGCAGCGCGAGTCGGTCAAGGGCAGGATCGGCGGCCGCACCCACGAGATCTCCCGGCTCATCGGCCGGTCGCTGCGCTCCGTGATCGACCTGAAGGCGCTCGGCGAGAACACCGTGGTCCTGGACTGCGATGTCCTCCAGGCGGACGGCGGCACCCGCACGGCATCGATCACCGGTGCCTATGTGGCGCTGAGCGAGGCCATGGGGTGGGCCCGGCGCCAGGGCCTGGTCACCGGCGATCCGCTCACCGACTCCGTGGCCGCGGTCTCGGTCGGCATCATCGACGGCGTCCCCATGCTGGATCTGCCCTATGTCGAGGACGTCCGCGCCGAGACCGACATGAACGTGGTCGTCACCGGCTCCGGGACCTTCGTGGAGGTCCAGGGCACTGCCGAGGGCGCCCCGTTCGATCGCAGCGAGCTCGACGGCCTCCTGGACCTGGCGGTTGCCGGATGCGCCGATCTGGCGAGGATCCAGACGGCCACGCTCGCGGAGGGCCGCGATGCCTGA